The following is a genomic window from Actinomadura sp. WMMB 499.
GACGCCGCTGCCGGCGGCGATGTCCACCCAGCCGGTGCCCGCGCTCGCCTGGAGGACCCGGCCGGGCACCAGTTCGCGGTGCGCGAGGCAGAGGACGACGACCAGTACGACGTCGCCGGCCAGGAGCCGCCGCGAAGGCCCCCGCGCGAGCATGACCAGGGCGAACAGGACGCCCCAGGCCAGGAAGGCGACGGCGCACGCCGCGACCCACCCAGGGCGGGCGGCCGACGCGCGCCCGGCGAGCGCCACCGCGGCCCCCATGGCGCAGCTCGTCAGGCGCAGGACGATCACGAACCGGATCGACTGTCGGAACATCGCCCGCTGCGCGGGGCCCGGCGGCGGGGCGCCCGGCCCGGAATGGGCGGCCGCCGAGATGCGATGTGCCACAGGGCGAGAGTGGAGGGGAGCACTCTCAATCCGGTCACACGCCGGTCACTCCCCTTTTGAAGCCGAACGAACGGCCAACAGATAGCGGTACTTCAATCACGTACGCCTATAGGAACGTGCGGGCGAATTCGGGATCCTGGGGGCCGCTCAGCGTCACACGCGACGGCGCCGGCGTGTCCATCGGCTCCGGCATGCAGCGACAAGGGCGCGGCGTTCTTCGCTACCGACCCAAGAGGACCTTGTACGCTCTCCGGCCGCAGCCGGGCACCTACCAGAGACCAACGCGCTGGCGAAGGTCTCCCACTACGGTTTGATCACGGCCGGGCCGTTGACCGGCGGCTTCCTGGCGGCCCCATCGTTCCTCATCACGACGATGCTGATGCCCCGGAACCGCACCACACGCCTGGAGCGCGAACCGACCCGGTTCGTTGCCGACCTGGTCGAAGACTGAACGATCGCGCGGGCCCCATGAGGCTGCGCGGCAACCCCTGCTCGGCGGTCTCGCGCGCGCCTCGATCCACGACCGCGCCGCGCTCGCCGCCCGCTGCGCGGACTCGTCCGGGGAGCCGTCCGCGGCCGACGGTCCACGGCGGGAGCAGGCCGCCGCGGGCTGAGAGGCGTCCGCCTCCAGGACTCGCACGTCCTCCCCCGCTCCCCGCCGGTGCGGCCCGGGGGGTCAGGCCACGGCGTACATGCGGATGGCGACGGCGTCGGTGTCCGCCGGGCGGGCGAGGCCGACGAAAACGGTCTCGGCGAGCCACCGGTACGCCGGGGCGTCGGTGCGGAAGGCGGGCGAGGTGCGGTAGTAGACGCCCGCCTCGGACACCCGGAGGTCGCCGTCGTACTGGTCGGGGCTGTTCTCGCCCTCGTGGTAGTACCCGCGGTTGACGATGTCGATGACCGCGCCGTCGTCCGTCCGGAGGAGGTAGCGGGCGTCGAGTTCGCAGACGCGGCCTCGGGTGCTCGACCAGTCGCCGCCGCCGGGGAGGACCGTGCCGCGCAGCATGGGGCCCTCGACGGTGCCGCCGGTGATGGGGGTGAACTCGGTCTTCTCGCCGTCTCCGTGTCCGATGTGCAGTGTCGGGGCGAGGCGGGCCCGGATCTCGAAGGCGAAGGTGAGGGCCGGGGCGAAGGGGGCGGAGGTCTGGGTCATCGTCGGTCTTCCTTCGGAGTGGGCGCCGTCAGGCGTAGTGGCGCGAGAGCGTGAGGTAGCCGTGGGCGATCGTGCCGCCGAACGGGCTGTCCGAGGAGCACTTCAAGGCCCACGGCCGCCGGCAGCCGACCATCGCCGAGATGGCCGCCCGCTACCGGGAGCGGAAGGTGGCGGCGGTGGTGTTCACCGTCGGTTCGGACTCGGCGATGACCGGGGCGAACGCCGGGATCGTCTTGGTCATCTCGGTCGCCGCGACCGGCACGACGGCGTTCACGGTGATCTCGGCGCGGGCCAGTCCCATCGCCCAGGTGCGCGCCATCGCCACGATCCCGGCCTTGGCGGCGGCGTAGTCGGTCCGCCCGAAGTCGCCGCGCTGCCCCGCCGGTGACCCGACCAGGACGATCCGGCCGCCGGTCCCCTGCTCGCGCATCCGCGGCGGCCCGCGCGCGCAGGTGAGCGTCCCGCTCAGGTGCACGCCGATCGCCGCGTCGAAGTCGTCGTCGGTCATCTTCCACAGCACCCGGTCGCGCAGGATCCCGGCGTTGGTGACCAGGACGTCGAGTCCGCCGAACTCCTCGACGGCCGCATTCACGAGCGTCTCGGCGGCCGGGGCGTCACCGACCGCCGCCGCCACGCCGACGGCGCGGCCGCCCGCCGCGGCGATCTTCTCCACCGCGGCGTCCACCGTCTCCCGGTCGACGTCGTTGACCACCCCCGCGGCGCCCGCGACGGCGAGCGCCTCGGCGTAGGCGAGGCCCAGGCCGCGCCCGCTCCCGGTCACGATCGCCCTTCTGCCGTCCGGCCGCATGCGCGCCCCTTCGCAAGATCGTCAGGTTTCCTGCTGGTCTGCAGTCTCGTGTCGAACAGGTTTCCTGTCAATCGTCTAGGGTGGTCGCGGCTGCTGATCCACCTCACCGACGCGGGCCGGGCCCTGCTGGGAGACCTCGCCGGCCCCGTCCGCGACCTGGAGGAACGCATGATCGAGCACCTCACCGCACGGCAGGAGGAGGAAGCAGTTCCGCCGAGCCCTGGCGAGCGCCTGGCGCGCGCTCTGCTGAACCGGCTCACCGGACGGCCCGTGCCAGCGCCGCGTCCAGGATGTCCAGCGCCTCGCACGCCTGGTCGTCGGAGATGGTGCAGGGCGGCACGAGATGGACGCGGTTGGCGTTGGGCAGTGGCAGCAGTCCCCGGGCCCGGCACTCGGCGGCCACCGCGGCGACCGCGGCGACCGGCAGCGGTTCGCGGGTGCCGCGGTCGGCGACCAGCTCGACGGCCCAGAACACCCCCGTCCCCCGCACCTCGCCGATGACCGCGTGCCGCTTCTCCAGGTCCGCGAGGCCCGGGGCGATCACCGTCGCGCCGAGGGCGGCGGCGCGGTCCACCACGTCCTCCTCCTCCATCGCGGTGAGGGTCGCGACGGCGGCGGCCGCAGCGAGCGGGTGGCCCGAGTAGGTCAGGCCGCCCGGGTACGGACGGTCCCCGAACGTGTCGGCGACGGCGTCGCCGAGGATCACGCCGCCGAGCGGGACGTAGCCGGAGTTGACGCCCTTGGCGAAGGTGATGAGATCCGGACGCAGGCCGAACAGGTCGATGGCCAGCCAGGCGCCCGCCCTGCCGAACCCGGCCATCACCTCGTCGCAGACCAGCAGGATGCCGTGCTCGTCGCACAGCTCCCGGACGCCCGCGAGGTAGCCGGGCGGGGGCATCAGGACGCCCGCGGTGCCGGGGATCGTCTCCAGGACGATCGCCGCGATCGTCGCCGGGCCCTCGGCCTCGACCGTCCGGCGCAGGTGGGCCAGCGCACGCTCGGACTCCTCCTGCGGTGTCGTGGCGTGGAACTCGCTGCGGTACAGGTAAGGGCCGAAGAAGTGGACGACCCCGGCGGTGGCCGTGTCGTTGGGGACGCGCCTCCAGTCCCCGGTCAGGTTGATCGCGGTCTGGGTGCCCCCGTGGTACGAGCGGTAGGCGGCCAGCACCTTCGGACGGCCCGTGTGCAGGCGGGCCATCCGGACCGCGTGCTCGACGGCGTCGGCGCCGCCGTTGGTGAAGAAGACGCGGTCCATGCCCTCTGGCGCGCGTTCGGCGATCATCCGTGCGGCCTCCGCGCGGCGGTCGTTGGCGAACTGCGGCGCGACCGTGCACAGCCGGGCCGCCTGCTCCTGGATCGCCGCGACGACCCCGGGGTGGCCGTGCCCGAGGTTGGTGTAGACGAGCTGGGAGGTGAAGTCCAGGTAGCGGTCGCCGTTCTCGTCCCAGACGTAGGCGCCCTCGGCCCGGGTGAGGACCATCGGATCGACCCGGTTCTGCGCCGACCACGAGTGGAAAACGTGCCGGCGGTCGAGTTCGCGGGTGCGCGACATCCTGCGTCCTTTCAGCGGGTGCTCGGGAAGGCGAGTTCGACGCCGCCGGACGGCGCGGCGGCGGGGTCGGGCCACCGCGAGGTGACGACCTTGGCGCGGGTGAAGAAGCGGACGCCGTCGACGCCGTAGGCGTGCGCGTCGCCGAACAGGGACGACTTCCAGCCGCCGAAAGAGTGGAAGGCGGCCGGGACGGGGATCGGGACGTTGATCCCGACCATGCCGACCCGCACGTCGTTCTCGAAGGCGCGCGCCACGGCGCCGTCCCGCGTGAAGACGGCGGTGCCGTTGCCGTGGTCGTTGCCGTTGATCAGCTCCAGCGCCTCCGCGTACGTCCGGACCCGCACGACGCTCAGCACCGGGCCGAAGATCTCGTCGGTGTA
Proteins encoded in this region:
- a CDS encoding DUF3237 domain-containing protein — protein: MTQTSAPFAPALTFAFEIRARLAPTLHIGHGDGEKTEFTPITGGTVEGPMLRGTVLPGGGDWSSTRGRVCELDARYLLRTDDGAVIDIVNRGYYHEGENSPDQYDGDLRVSEAGVYYRTSPAFRTDAPAYRWLAETVFVGLARPADTDAVAIRMYAVA
- a CDS encoding SDR family NAD(P)-dependent oxidoreductase, translating into MTGSGRGLGLAYAEALAVAGAAGVVNDVDRETVDAAVEKIAAAGGRAVGVAAAVGDAPAAETLVNAAVEEFGGLDVLVTNAGILRDRVLWKMTDDDFDAAIGVHLSGTLTCARGPPRMREQGTGGRIVLVGSPAGQRGDFGRTDYAAAKAGIVAMARTWAMGLARAEITVNAVVPVAATEMTKTIPAFAPVIAESEPTVNTTAATFRSR
- a CDS encoding aspartate aminotransferase family protein; translation: MSRTRELDRRHVFHSWSAQNRVDPMVLTRAEGAYVWDENGDRYLDFTSQLVYTNLGHGHPGVVAAIQEQAARLCTVAPQFANDRRAEAARMIAERAPEGMDRVFFTNGGADAVEHAVRMARLHTGRPKVLAAYRSYHGGTQTAINLTGDWRRVPNDTATAGVVHFFGPYLYRSEFHATTPQEESERALAHLRRTVEAEGPATIAAIVLETIPGTAGVLMPPPGYLAGVRELCDEHGILLVCDEVMAGFGRAGAWLAIDLFGLRPDLITFAKGVNSGYVPLGGVILGDAVADTFGDRPYPGGLTYSGHPLAAAAAVATLTAMEEEDVVDRAAALGATVIAPGLADLEKRHAVIGEVRGTGVFWAVELVADRGTREPLPVAAVAAVAAECRARGLLPLPNANRVHLVPPCTISDDQACEALDILDAALARAVR